The Phyllostomus discolor isolate MPI-MPIP mPhyDis1 chromosome 4, mPhyDis1.pri.v3, whole genome shotgun sequence genome window below encodes:
- the TMEM14A gene encoding transmembrane protein 14A isoform X1 yields the protein MDLVGFGYAALVTFGSIWGYKRRGGVPSLIAGLSIGLLAGYGAYRVSNDRRDVKVSLFTAFFLATIMGVRFKRSKKIMPAGLVAGLSLMMILRLVLLML from the exons ATGGATCTTGTTGGTTTTGGTTACGCGGCCCTTGTGACGTTCGGAAGTATTTGGGGATATAAACGGAGAG GTGGTGTTCCATCTTTGATTGCTGGTCTTTCCATTGGACTTTTGGCTGGCTATGGAGCTTACCGTGTCTCCAATGACAGACGAGATGTTAAAGTATCTTTGT ttacagcttTCTTTCTGGCCACCATAATGGGTGTGAGGTTTAAGAGATCCAAGAAGATAATGCCAGCTGGGCTAGTTGCAGGCTTAAG CCTCATGATGATTCTGAGACTTGTCTTACTGATGCTCTGA
- the TMEM14A gene encoding transmembrane protein 14A isoform X2: MDLVGFGYAALVTFGSIWGYKRRGGVPSLIAGLSIGLLAGYGAYRVSNDRRDVKVSLFTAFFLATIMGVRFKRSKKIMPAGLVAGLRIF; the protein is encoded by the exons ATGGATCTTGTTGGTTTTGGTTACGCGGCCCTTGTGACGTTCGGAAGTATTTGGGGATATAAACGGAGAG GTGGTGTTCCATCTTTGATTGCTGGTCTTTCCATTGGACTTTTGGCTGGCTATGGAGCTTACCGTGTCTCCAATGACAGACGAGATGTTAAAGTATCTTTGT ttacagcttTCTTTCTGGCCACCATAATGGGTGTGAGGTTTAAGAGATCCAAGAAGATAATGCCAGCTGGGCTAGTTGCAGGCTTAAG AATTTTCTAG